The Pseudarthrobacter sulfonivorans genome includes a window with the following:
- a CDS encoding PhoX family protein, whose product MSETTARKFTLLPMLGHTKGKRSAVTCALKCDNACSGDVCNTSSNSYFRDIASATMSRRAALGFGAAGALAVVLGSAITSAEPAVAGGPGLAPAAKEGFAKAKLKFTPIAPVDAAVDAVTVPEGFTWQPVIRWGDPIFNGAPDFDLNNQTAAAQEKQFGYNCDYTDILEIPNTKGRRAVLFANHEYTNDGIMFPPSMPAADVRAVGQAAHGLSVVELERKNKNKPWTYVKGAPLNRRLLNNTVYELTGPAAGSELVKTVKDRDGRFIKGTLGNCAGGTTPWGTILSGEENFNGYFRSPGTSAYDKRYGLTDKATARQWEIDDERFDTRKPGYENEANRFGYIVEVDPFDPTSTPKKHSSLGRFKHEGANVIIAESGHVVAYSGDDERFDYLYKFVSKDKYIEGNRQHNMTLLSAGNLYVARFTGNSADFKASEVPADGAFDGTGEWLALVENGVSAVPEMTVEQVLVYTRVAADKVGPTKMDRAEDVEPSLHTGKVYVACTNNSNRGVGSNEAANEVNPRNENRDGHIVEITETGDQTSTAFTWNLLMVCGDPATDKFTYFSGFPVDKVSPISCPDNLAFDSVGNLWISTDGAPAGIGKADGLFKVTLEGAERGKVEQFLAVPKEGETCGPIIHDDERTVFVAVQHPGEEGSFEKQSSFFPDYVKEGATPARGEARAPRPSVIQVFRTDA is encoded by the coding sequence TTGTCTGAAACGACAGCCCGCAAGTTCACCCTGCTGCCCATGCTTGGCCACACCAAGGGCAAGCGAAGCGCCGTCACCTGCGCTTTGAAGTGCGACAACGCCTGCTCCGGCGATGTCTGCAACACGAGCTCCAACAGCTACTTCCGGGACATCGCGTCCGCCACCATGTCCCGCCGCGCCGCCCTGGGCTTCGGCGCCGCCGGTGCGCTCGCCGTCGTACTCGGCAGCGCCATTACCTCAGCGGAACCGGCAGTTGCCGGCGGCCCCGGCCTGGCGCCGGCAGCTAAGGAAGGCTTCGCCAAGGCGAAGCTGAAGTTCACGCCGATCGCTCCGGTGGATGCCGCCGTCGACGCCGTCACCGTTCCGGAAGGCTTCACCTGGCAGCCCGTGATCCGCTGGGGTGACCCGATCTTCAACGGCGCCCCGGACTTCGACCTGAACAACCAGACAGCCGCCGCGCAGGAAAAGCAGTTCGGCTACAACTGCGACTACACGGACATCCTGGAGATCCCGAACACCAAGGGCCGCCGGGCCGTGCTGTTCGCGAACCACGAATACACCAACGACGGCATCATGTTCCCGCCGTCCATGCCCGCTGCCGACGTCCGCGCAGTGGGCCAGGCTGCACACGGCCTGTCCGTCGTCGAGCTCGAGCGCAAGAACAAGAACAAGCCGTGGACCTACGTCAAGGGCGCGCCGCTGAACCGCCGCCTCCTGAACAACACAGTCTACGAACTGACCGGCCCCGCCGCCGGCTCGGAGCTAGTCAAGACGGTGAAGGACCGCGACGGCCGCTTCATCAAGGGCACGCTGGGTAACTGCGCCGGCGGCACCACCCCGTGGGGCACCATCCTCTCCGGCGAGGAAAACTTTAACGGTTACTTCCGCTCCCCGGGTACCTCCGCTTATGACAAGCGTTACGGCCTCACCGACAAGGCCACCGCCCGCCAGTGGGAAATTGATGACGAGCGCTTCGACACCCGCAAACCCGGCTACGAGAACGAGGCCAACCGCTTCGGCTACATTGTTGAGGTTGACCCGTTCGATCCGACCTCCACCCCCAAGAAGCACTCCTCGTTGGGCCGCTTCAAGCACGAGGGCGCCAACGTCATCATCGCCGAATCCGGGCACGTGGTGGCTTACTCCGGCGACGACGAGCGCTTCGACTACCTCTACAAGTTCGTGTCCAAGGACAAGTACATCGAGGGCAACCGCCAGCACAACATGACGCTCCTCTCCGCCGGCAACCTCTACGTGGCTCGGTTCACCGGAAACTCAGCCGATTTCAAGGCCAGCGAAGTGCCGGCAGACGGTGCGTTCGACGGCACGGGCGAGTGGCTCGCGCTGGTGGAGAACGGAGTCTCTGCAGTACCGGAAATGACTGTTGAACAAGTTCTGGTCTACACCCGCGTTGCCGCCGACAAGGTTGGCCCCACCAAGATGGACCGTGCCGAGGACGTTGAGCCCAGCCTGCACACCGGCAAGGTCTACGTGGCCTGCACCAACAACTCCAACCGCGGCGTCGGCTCGAACGAAGCCGCCAACGAGGTCAACCCGCGCAACGAAAACCGCGACGGCCACATCGTGGAAATCACCGAAACCGGCGACCAGACCTCCACTGCCTTTACGTGGAACCTGCTCATGGTCTGCGGCGATCCCGCCACCGACAAGTTCACCTACTTCTCCGGCTTCCCGGTGGACAAGGTCTCGCCCATCTCCTGCCCGGACAACCTCGCGTTCGACTCCGTGGGCAACCTCTGGATCTCCACCGACGGCGCCCCCGCCGGAATCGGCAAGGCCGACGGCCTCTTCAAGGTCACCCTCGAAGGTGCCGAACGTGGCAAGGTGGAGCAGTTCCTGGCCGTGCCGAAGGAAGGCGAGACCTGCGGACCGATCATCCACGACGACGAGCGCACCGTTTTCGTGGCCGTGCAGCACCCGGGTGAGGAAGGCTCGTTCGAGAAGCAGAGCTCGTTCTTCCCGGACTACGTAAAGGAAGGCGCGACGCCGGCCCGCGGCGAGGCGCGCGCACCCCGTCCGTCCGTGATCCAGGTGTTCCGCACGGACGCCTAA